One window of the Sulfitobacter alexandrii genome contains the following:
- a CDS encoding cytochrome-c peroxidase, giving the protein MRATLATVLSVLLAQAVPADPLPPPVTDADFPAFPMAQVLLGRDLFFDPVLSGNRNIACATCHHPTLGTGDGMSLSIGEGGLGLGIRRREDEANRPHARIPRNAPALFNIGAREFTVMFHDGRVERDPSAMFGIRMPEGRTLEKPVASVLAAQALLPILSADEMSGQPDENDVAGAVAAGRIHGTDGAWARLTARIAAIPAYRSRFAEIGVPELHITDIGQALAAFITQEFRATESPFDRYLRDGTPLTPGQTAGMALFYGKARCAECHSGPFQTDHGFHAIGIPQFGPGKNTDSAYARYADLGRGAVTGVAADHYRFRTPSLRNVALTAPYGHNGAFARLEDILRHHLDALAGLTGYDRSAAILPGAARDDDFAALDDTEEMIRIAAAIEIEDVTLTDPEIAALLSFLDALTDDRPPESALGAPLRVPSGLPMDQP; this is encoded by the coding sequence GTGCGCGCGACCCTCGCGACAGTCCTGAGCGTCCTGCTGGCACAGGCGGTGCCGGCCGACCCCTTGCCGCCCCCTGTCACCGACGCCGACTTTCCCGCCTTTCCGATGGCGCAGGTTCTGCTGGGACGCGATCTATTCTTTGATCCGGTACTGTCGGGCAACCGCAACATCGCATGCGCCACTTGCCACCACCCTACACTCGGCACCGGCGATGGCATGTCGCTGTCCATCGGCGAAGGGGGCCTCGGACTTGGCATCCGGCGCCGCGAGGACGAAGCCAACCGGCCTCACGCCCGCATCCCCCGCAACGCCCCGGCCCTGTTCAACATCGGGGCGCGGGAATTCACCGTGATGTTTCACGACGGCCGGGTGGAGCGCGACCCAAGCGCGATGTTCGGCATCCGCATGCCCGAGGGGCGCACGCTGGAAAAACCCGTCGCTTCCGTTCTCGCGGCGCAGGCCCTGCTCCCGATCCTGTCGGCGGATGAAATGTCGGGCCAACCGGACGAGAACGACGTGGCCGGCGCGGTTGCGGCCGGGCGGATCCACGGCACCGACGGCGCATGGGCACGCCTGACCGCGCGGATCGCGGCGATCCCGGCATACCGCAGTCGGTTCGCCGAAATCGGCGTGCCGGAGTTGCACATCACCGACATCGGGCAAGCTCTTGCCGCCTTCATCACCCAAGAATTCCGCGCCACGGAAAGCCCGTTCGACCGCTATCTGCGCGACGGCACGCCGCTGACGCCGGGCCAGACCGCCGGCATGGCGCTGTTCTACGGCAAGGCGCGCTGCGCCGAGTGTCACAGCGGGCCGTTCCAGACCGATCACGGGTTCCACGCCATCGGCATCCCACAGTTCGGACCGGGCAAGAATACCGACAGCGCCTACGCGCGTTACGCGGATCTGGGCCGGGGCGCGGTTACGGGTGTCGCGGCGGACCATTACCGCTTTCGAACGCCGTCGCTTCGCAATGTCGCGCTGACGGCACCCTACGGCCACAACGGCGCCTTCGCCAGGCTGGAGGACATCCTGCGCCACCACCTCGATGCGCTTGCCGGGCTGACGGGCTACGACCGCAGCGCAGCGATCTTGCCCGGCGCCGCGCGGGATGACGATTTCGCGGCTCTCGACGACACCGAAGAGATGATTCGCATCGCTGCCGCGATCGAGATCGAGGACGTGACCCTGACCGACCCTGAAATCGCGGCGCTCCTGAGTTTCCTTGACGCACTGACGGACGACAGGCCGCCCGAAAGCGCCCTTGGCGCCCCCCTCCGTGTGCCATCGGGTCTCCCGATGGACCAGCCATAG
- the trmFO gene encoding methylenetetrahydrofolate--tRNA-(uracil(54)-C(5))-methyltransferase (FADH(2)-oxidizing) TrmFO, producing MTQTLHIVGGGMAGSEAAWQAANAGIDVVLHEMRPEVGTFAHQTGLLGEMVCSNSFRSDDDEQNAVGLLHWEMRAANGLVMSCGDKHKLPAGGALAVDRDPFAQSVTDALMAHPNVRVEYGEITDLPTEGHWIIATGPLTSGKLAQAIAQRTGAEALAFFDAIAPIVYFDSIDMSKAWMQSRYDKGETEEERTAYLNCPMDRDQYEAFIDALLAAEKTEFREGETAGYFDGCLPIEVMAERGRETLRHGPMKPVGLTNPHQPDVKAHAVVQLRRDNKLGTLYNIVGFQTKMKYGAQTSVFKMIPGLENASFARLGGIHRNSFINSPTLLDDQMRLRTQPNLRFAGQITGVEGYVESAAMGLLAGRMATAEILGRDIAPPPATTAMGALVTHITGGAEAKTFQPMNVNFGLFPPVEGLRSGRRGRKDRYKAYTDRAKVDWQGWLDSMAVPA from the coding sequence ATGACACAGACACTTCATATCGTGGGCGGCGGCATGGCCGGGTCCGAGGCCGCATGGCAGGCCGCAAACGCGGGCATCGACGTGGTTCTGCACGAAATGCGGCCCGAGGTCGGCACCTTTGCGCACCAGACGGGCCTCCTGGGCGAAATGGTGTGCTCCAACTCCTTCCGGTCGGACGATGACGAACAGAACGCCGTGGGCCTGCTGCACTGGGAAATGCGCGCCGCGAACGGGCTCGTCATGTCCTGTGGCGACAAGCACAAGCTGCCCGCCGGCGGCGCTCTGGCTGTGGATCGCGACCCCTTTGCCCAGTCGGTCACCGACGCGCTGATGGCGCATCCCAACGTCCGCGTGGAATACGGAGAGATCACCGATCTGCCCACGGAAGGGCACTGGATCATCGCGACCGGGCCGCTGACCTCGGGCAAGCTGGCGCAGGCCATCGCGCAGCGCACCGGTGCCGAGGCGCTGGCCTTTTTCGACGCCATCGCGCCGATCGTCTATTTCGACAGCATCGACATGAGCAAGGCGTGGATGCAGTCGCGCTACGACAAGGGCGAGACGGAGGAAGAGCGGACCGCCTACCTCAACTGCCCGATGGACCGCGACCAGTACGAAGCCTTCATCGACGCGCTGCTGGCCGCCGAGAAGACGGAATTCCGGGAAGGCGAAACGGCCGGCTACTTCGACGGGTGCCTGCCGATCGAGGTGATGGCCGAACGGGGCCGCGAGACGCTGCGCCACGGTCCGATGAAACCGGTGGGCCTGACCAATCCGCACCAGCCCGACGTCAAGGCGCATGCCGTTGTCCAACTGCGTCGCGACAACAAGCTCGGGACGCTCTACAACATCGTCGGCTTCCAGACCAAGATGAAGTACGGGGCGCAAACATCTGTTTTCAAGATGATTCCCGGCCTTGAGAACGCCAGCTTCGCGCGGCTGGGCGGCATTCACCGCAACTCCTTCATCAACTCGCCCACGCTCCTCGACGACCAGATGCGGCTGAGAACCCAGCCCAACCTGCGGTTTGCGGGGCAGATCACCGGCGTCGAAGGCTACGTGGAAAGTGCCGCAATGGGCCTTCTGGCGGGGCGTATGGCGACCGCCGAGATACTGGGCCGTGACATCGCACCGCCACCGGCGACGACCGCGATGGGTGCTCTGGTGACCCATATCACCGGCGGAGCCGAGGCCAAGACCTTCCAGCCGATGAACGTCAACTTCGGGCTGTTCCCCCCCGTCGAAGGGCTGCGCAGCGGCCGGCGCGGGCGCAAGGACCGCTACAAGGCCTATACCGATCGCGCCAAGGTCGACTGGCAAGGCTGGCTGGACAGCATGGCGGTCCCGGCTTAA
- a CDS encoding class I SAM-dependent DNA methyltransferase, whose protein sequence is MAKTFLDKAYGGRDTADTRQLYDDWAATYEAEIGENGYATPGRCAEALRRFAPDPCAAILDFGCGTGLSGLALKLAGFTTIDGMDLSGEMLAVAQEKNIYRDLVLIDGTGAPPVAKGQYAAIAAIGVIGVGAAPVGVLDHLMHALPKGGHCVFSFNDHALQDPVHEARVMDWTDCGAARLLFREHGEHLPGTGVKSNVYVLEKS, encoded by the coding sequence ATGGCGAAGACATTTCTCGACAAGGCATACGGCGGCCGGGACACGGCTGACACGCGCCAATTGTACGACGACTGGGCGGCAACCTACGAAGCCGAGATCGGCGAGAACGGCTATGCCACGCCCGGCCGCTGCGCCGAGGCGCTCAGGCGGTTCGCACCCGATCCCTGTGCCGCGATTCTCGATTTCGGCTGCGGCACCGGATTGTCCGGGCTGGCCCTGAAACTTGCCGGTTTCACCACGATCGACGGCATGGACCTTTCCGGCGAAATGCTGGCCGTGGCCCAAGAGAAGAACATCTATCGTGACCTTGTGCTGATCGACGGAACCGGCGCGCCGCCGGTCGCAAAGGGGCAATACGCCGCGATCGCGGCCATCGGCGTGATCGGTGTCGGCGCCGCACCGGTCGGCGTGCTGGATCACCTGATGCATGCCTTGCCCAAGGGCGGCCATTGCGTTTTTTCCTTCAATGACCACGCCTTGCAGGATCCGGTGCATGAAGCGCGCGTGATGGACTGGACCGATTGCGGCGCGGCGCGACTCCTGTTTCGCGAACACGGCGAGCACCTGCCGGGGACCGGTGTGAAGTCCAACGTCTACGTCCTTGAAAAATCGTGA
- the gluQRS gene encoding tRNA glutamyl-Q(34) synthetase GluQRS, with protein sequence MTFRTRFAPSPTGPLHLGHAYSAILAHDMAVAAGGDFLLRMEDTDMQRSKPEWEALILEDLAWLGLAWKGPVLRQSDRLESYEPALDDLRRMGLLYPCSCSRKDIRAAAAAPQEGAMPDVYPGTCKHRDMASWRPGDALRLHMDRALTVFGDDLPGFSETGTKHAGYHRVSADHALSRIGDVVLFRKDDGIIAYFLASALDDVAQDISHVVRGEDLFDFTPIQVLLLSLLGLPVPAYHHHGLIRDGNGRRLAKRDDARAISLFRADGKTPQDIRSMIGL encoded by the coding sequence GTGACATTCAGGACGAGGTTCGCCCCATCCCCAACCGGGCCCCTGCACCTGGGCCATGCCTATTCGGCCATACTTGCGCATGACATGGCCGTTGCGGCCGGCGGCGATTTCCTGCTCCGGATGGAGGATACCGACATGCAACGCAGCAAGCCGGAATGGGAGGCGCTGATCCTCGAGGATCTTGCCTGGCTCGGTCTTGCCTGGAAAGGGCCGGTTCTGCGCCAGTCGGACAGGCTGGAAAGTTACGAGCCCGCTCTGGACGACCTGCGTCGGATGGGGTTGCTCTACCCCTGCAGCTGCTCACGCAAGGATATCCGCGCCGCCGCCGCCGCCCCGCAGGAAGGCGCGATGCCCGATGTCTATCCGGGCACCTGCAAGCACCGCGACATGGCGTCGTGGCGCCCCGGCGACGCGCTTCGGCTTCACATGGATCGCGCCCTGACCGTCTTTGGCGATGACCTGCCGGGGTTCAGCGAAACCGGCACGAAGCACGCGGGATACCACCGTGTCTCGGCCGACCACGCGCTGTCGCGGATCGGGGATGTGGTCCTGTTTCGCAAGGATGACGGCATCATCGCCTATTTCCTGGCCTCCGCACTGGATGACGTGGCGCAGGACATCAGCCATGTGGTGCGCGGCGAGGATCTGTTCGATTTCACCCCGATCCAGGTGCTGCTGCTTTCCCTGCTGGGGTTACCGGTGCCCGCGTATCATCATCACGGGCTAATCCGGGATGGGAATGGCAGAAGACTGGCAAAGCGCGACGACGCGCGGGCCATCTCCCTGTTTCGCGCAGATGGCAAAACGCCGCAAGATATTCGTTCAATGATAGGGCTTTAG
- the hisI gene encoding phosphoribosyl-AMP cyclohydrolase encodes MSFSPDALTFNDAGLIPAIAQEAETGEVLMMAWMNADSIRRTLATGRVTYWSRSRQAFWVKGETSGNVQELVELRFDCDSDCLLVMVRQSGPACHTGRRNCFYRAVRDGEVVEIAEPM; translated from the coding sequence ATGTCCTTTAGTCCCGATGCGCTGACCTTCAACGACGCCGGCCTGATCCCCGCGATCGCGCAGGAGGCCGAGACGGGCGAAGTCCTGATGATGGCCTGGATGAACGCGGACAGCATCCGGCGCACGCTGGCGACCGGGCGCGTGACGTACTGGAGCAGGTCGCGTCAGGCGTTCTGGGTCAAGGGCGAGACCAGCGGCAACGTGCAGGAGCTTGTGGAGCTGCGCTTTGACTGCGATTCAGACTGTCTGCTGGTCATGGTGCGCCAGTCCGGTCCCGCCTGCCACACCGGGCGGCGCAACTGCTTTTACCGCGCGGTAAGAGATGGCGAGGTGGTCGAGATCGCGGAACCGATGTGA
- a CDS encoding iron-sulfur cluster assembly scaffold protein, which produces MSDETDLIKLYSARILALAADIPHLGRLDAPDATVKRRSPLCGSTVTVDVVMKDGRVAQLGQDVKACALGQAAAAVTGASAMGATPDQLAKARDQLRAMLKENGPVPEAPFDGFEVLTPATAYKNRHASILLSIEALAEAAQNATEAEPISGA; this is translated from the coding sequence ATGTCGGACGAAACGGACCTGATCAAACTTTACTCCGCACGGATTCTGGCGCTTGCGGCGGATATTCCTCACCTCGGCCGGCTGGACGCGCCGGATGCCACGGTCAAGCGGCGCTCGCCGCTGTGCGGCTCCACCGTGACGGTGGACGTGGTGATGAAGGACGGTCGTGTTGCCCAGCTGGGTCAGGACGTGAAGGCCTGCGCATTGGGTCAGGCCGCGGCAGCCGTGACCGGCGCATCCGCCATGGGCGCGACGCCCGACCAGTTGGCCAAGGCGCGCGATCAGCTGCGCGCGATGCTGAAGGAGAACGGGCCCGTCCCGGAAGCGCCTTTCGACGGGTTCGAAGTGCTGACGCCGGCGACGGCCTACAAGAACAGGCACGCGTCCATTCTGCTGTCCATCGAAGCGTTGGCCGAAGCCGCCCAAAACGCCACAGAGGCCGAGCCGATCAGCGGCGCCTGA
- the recG gene encoding ATP-dependent DNA helicase RecG translates to MKGRPEALFPLFAGLETLEGVGPKTAQTLAQISVIAPRDLLFTLPHSGIDRSLRRTVRDAVLPGVVTVAVTVGAHHPPRSKGGAYRIHVADAETSFQLVFFHARGDYWKRQLPPGARRVVSGRVELFDGIPQMVHPDFAVPEEEAAGIPAFEPVYPLTGGLTQKLMYKATRAALARTPDLVEWIDPGQMAREDWPAFRAAVEMAHAPQSPADIAATAPARARLAYDELLAHQITLALARQKERRTKGRVTRGDGRLRARVLASLPFAPTGAQTRAVAQIAEDMASEHRMNRLLQGDVGAGKTLVAFLALLCAVEAGGQGVLMAPTEILARQHLQGLRPLAEEAGVVLEILTGRDKGAERQAKLSALQDGAIQVLVGTHAVFQPDVAFADLRLAVVDEQHRFGVRQRLELGRKGQRPDVLVMTATPIPRSLALAQYGDMDVSILDEKPPGRQPIKTALISTDRIDEVVGRLRAAIAEGRQCYWVCPLVEESEVSDLIAAEERFKRLRAALGEGVVGLVHGQMPPADKDAAMRAFQQGDTQVLVATTVIEVGVDVPNATIMVVERAEIFGLAQLHQLRGRVGRGQGASTCLLMFQNPLSETGRQRLEVLRETEDGFVIAETDLKMRGTGDLIGTAQSGVPKFRVADLERQAGLMAVAQSDARKLLAEDPTLEGARGRAARVLLWLMRQDEAIRLISVG, encoded by the coding sequence ATGAAGGGCAGGCCAGAAGCCCTGTTTCCGCTTTTTGCCGGTCTGGAAACGTTGGAGGGCGTGGGCCCCAAGACCGCGCAGACCCTCGCGCAGATCTCTGTCATCGCCCCCCGTGACCTGCTGTTCACCTTGCCCCATTCCGGGATCGATCGCAGCCTGCGCCGAACGGTCAGGGACGCGGTCCTGCCCGGCGTCGTGACGGTGGCGGTCACGGTCGGGGCGCACCACCCCCCGCGCAGCAAGGGGGGTGCCTACCGGATTCACGTCGCGGATGCCGAGACCAGCTTTCAACTGGTGTTCTTCCATGCGCGCGGCGACTACTGGAAACGCCAGTTGCCGCCGGGCGCGCGGCGTGTCGTGTCGGGCCGTGTCGAACTCTTCGACGGCATTCCGCAAATGGTGCATCCCGATTTCGCCGTGCCCGAGGAGGAGGCGGCCGGCATACCCGCGTTCGAACCCGTTTATCCCCTGACCGGCGGGCTCACCCAGAAACTGATGTACAAGGCGACCCGCGCCGCGCTGGCCCGGACGCCGGACCTCGTCGAATGGATCGATCCGGGGCAGATGGCCCGCGAGGACTGGCCTGCCTTTCGCGCGGCCGTCGAGATGGCCCATGCGCCACAGTCGCCCGCCGACATTGCCGCCACAGCACCCGCGCGGGCGCGTCTGGCCTATGACGAGCTGTTGGCGCACCAGATCACCCTTGCCCTGGCCCGGCAGAAGGAACGTCGCACCAAGGGGCGCGTGACACGGGGCGACGGGCGACTGAGGGCCCGCGTGCTGGCGTCCTTGCCCTTTGCGCCAACCGGCGCGCAGACGCGTGCGGTGGCCCAGATCGCCGAGGACATGGCAAGCGAACACCGTATGAACCGCCTGCTGCAAGGGGATGTGGGCGCGGGCAAAACGCTCGTGGCGTTTCTCGCGCTGCTCTGCGCGGTCGAAGCGGGCGGTCAGGGCGTGCTGATGGCACCGACCGAGATCCTTGCCCGGCAGCACCTGCAGGGCCTGCGCCCCCTCGCGGAGGAGGCAGGCGTGGTGCTGGAAATCCTGACGGGCCGCGACAAGGGCGCCGAACGGCAAGCCAAGCTGTCGGCGCTGCAGGATGGAGCGATTCAGGTGCTGGTGGGGACGCATGCGGTCTTCCAGCCCGATGTCGCATTTGCCGATCTGCGGCTGGCGGTGGTGGACGAACAGCACCGGTTCGGGGTGCGTCAGCGGCTCGAACTGGGCCGCAAGGGGCAGCGGCCGGACGTGCTGGTGATGACCGCCACGCCGATACCGCGGTCGCTGGCGCTGGCGCAATACGGCGACATGGATGTTTCCATCCTTGATGAAAAGCCCCCGGGGCGGCAGCCGATCAAGACCGCGCTGATCAGCACCGACCGGATCGACGAAGTGGTCGGCAGGCTCCGCGCGGCCATCGCCGAGGGGCGGCAGTGCTATTGGGTCTGCCCCTTGGTCGAAGAGAGCGAGGTCAGCGACCTGATCGCGGCGGAGGAGCGGTTCAAACGCCTGCGCGCGGCGCTTGGTGAAGGGGTCGTGGGGTTGGTCCATGGCCAGATGCCGCCGGCGGACAAGGACGCGGCGATGCGCGCCTTTCAGCAAGGCGATACGCAGGTTCTGGTGGCCACCACCGTGATCGAGGTGGGCGTGGACGTTCCGAATGCGACCATTATGGTGGTGGAGCGTGCTGAGATCTTCGGTCTGGCGCAGCTTCACCAGTTGCGCGGACGGGTCGGCCGCGGGCAGGGGGCGTCCACCTGCTTGCTGATGTTCCAGAACCCGCTGAGCGAGACGGGCCGCCAGCGTCTCGAAGTGCTGCGCGAGACGGAAGACGGCTTCGTGATCGCGGAAACGGACCTCAAGATGCGCGGGACGGGCGACCTGATCGGCACGGCACAATCCGGCGTGCCGAAGTTCCGGGTCGCGGACCTCGAGCGGCAGGCCGGGCTGATGGCGGTTGCCCAGTCGGACGCCCGCAAGCTCCTGGCGGAAGACCCAACGCTCGAGGGCGCAAGGGGACGGGCGGCGCGTGTTCTGCTCTGGCTGATGCGGCAGGATGAAGCGATCCGTTTGATTTCAGTAGGTTAG
- the ligA gene encoding NAD-dependent DNA ligase LigA, whose translation MASDIETLTEDEAREALAELARALADANTAYHGEDAPQMSDADYDRLKQRNARIEARFPHLKREDSPSDRVGAAPAEGFSKVTHAVAMLSLSNVFDDEEVTEFDARVRKYLGLGASDPLRYTAEPKIDGLSLSLRYEGGRLVQAATRGDGAVGENVTANARTIDDIPVTLEGAPDLLEVRGEVYMSHADFEALNDRQAEAGAKTFANPRNAAAGSLRQLDSAITKARPLRFFAYAWGALSAPLADTQMGGIDRLEKLGFATNPLTRLCDGPEEMLAHYALIEEQRATLGYDIDGVVYKVDDLALQDRLGYRSTTPRWATAHKFPAELAWTRLEAIDIQVGRTGALSPVARLHPVTVGGVVVSNATLHNEDYIRGLDSKGGEIRGGKDIRVGDWVQVYRAGDVIPKVADVDLSKRPKDSAPFTFPDTCPECGSDAVREPGDAVRRCTGGLICPAQAVEKLKHFVSRAAFDIEGLGAKQVEQFYADGWIAEPADIFTLKARYGSGVQQLKNREGWGEKSAGNLFQAIEDKREIPFGRLLFSLGIRHVGESASNLIALHYGNWPVFVQAMDAAADRTGAAWEDLIGIDGVGTVMAGSLVKTFAQERERASIDRLVDHLDVKEAKRADTTGSPVAGKTVVFTGTLEKMTRAEAKARAERLGAKVAGSVSAKTDILVAGPGAGSKAKKAAELGVETLDEDGWLTLIGAS comes from the coding sequence TTGGCATCCGACATCGAGACACTGACGGAAGACGAGGCGCGCGAGGCGCTTGCGGAGCTGGCCCGCGCCCTGGCCGATGCCAACACGGCATACCACGGCGAGGACGCGCCGCAGATGTCCGACGCCGACTACGATCGCCTCAAGCAGCGCAACGCCCGGATCGAGGCGCGCTTTCCCCATCTGAAACGCGAGGACAGCCCGTCCGACCGGGTGGGAGCCGCCCCGGCGGAAGGCTTTTCCAAGGTCACCCATGCGGTGGCGATGCTGTCGCTCTCGAACGTGTTCGACGACGAAGAGGTCACGGAGTTTGACGCGAGGGTCCGCAAGTATCTCGGCCTGGGGGCTTCCGACCCCCTGCGCTACACCGCTGAGCCCAAGATCGACGGGCTGTCGCTGTCCCTGCGCTACGAGGGGGGCAGGCTGGTGCAGGCGGCGACCCGCGGCGACGGTGCCGTGGGCGAGAACGTGACCGCCAACGCGCGCACCATCGACGACATCCCCGTGACCCTCGAAGGCGCACCCGACCTGCTCGAGGTGCGCGGTGAGGTCTACATGAGCCACGCGGATTTCGAGGCGCTGAACGACAGGCAGGCGGAGGCCGGGGCCAAGACCTTTGCCAACCCGCGCAATGCCGCCGCAGGATCGCTCCGCCAACTGGACTCCGCCATCACCAAGGCGCGTCCGCTGCGGTTCTTCGCCTATGCCTGGGGCGCGCTGAGTGCCCCGCTGGCCGATACGCAGATGGGCGGAATCGACCGGCTGGAAAAGTTGGGCTTTGCCACCAATCCGCTGACCCGGCTGTGCGACGGGCCCGAGGAAATGCTGGCGCACTATGCCTTGATCGAGGAACAGCGCGCGACACTGGGTTACGACATCGATGGCGTGGTCTACAAGGTCGACGACCTGGCGCTGCAGGACCGGCTGGGCTATCGTTCGACCACGCCCCGCTGGGCCACCGCGCACAAGTTCCCCGCAGAGCTGGCCTGGACCCGGCTCGAAGCCATCGACATACAGGTGGGCCGGACGGGCGCCCTGTCTCCGGTGGCGCGGTTGCATCCGGTCACGGTCGGAGGGGTGGTCGTGTCGAACGCGACTCTGCACAACGAAGACTACATCCGCGGGCTCGACAGCAAGGGCGGCGAAATCCGCGGCGGCAAGGACATCCGTGTGGGCGACTGGGTGCAGGTCTATCGGGCGGGCGACGTTATCCCCAAGGTCGCCGACGTCGATCTGTCCAAGCGCCCGAAGGACAGCGCGCCATTCACGTTTCCGGACACCTGCCCCGAATGCGGGTCCGATGCCGTGCGCGAACCCGGCGATGCGGTGCGGCGCTGCACTGGCGGCCTGATCTGCCCCGCGCAGGCGGTCGAGAAGCTGAAGCATTTCGTTTCCCGCGCGGCCTTTGACATCGAAGGTCTGGGCGCGAAACAGGTGGAGCAGTTCTATGCCGACGGCTGGATCGCGGAGCCGGCCGACATCTTCACGCTCAAGGCGCGCTACGGCTCCGGTGTGCAACAGCTCAAGAACCGTGAAGGCTGGGGCGAGAAATCGGCCGGCAACCTGTTCCAGGCGATCGAGGACAAGCGCGAAATTCCCTTCGGCAGGCTCCTTTTTTCCCTCGGAATTCGGCATGTCGGCGAATCCGCGTCCAACCTGATCGCGCTGCATTACGGCAACTGGCCGGTTTTCGTGCAGGCGATGGATGCAGCCGCCGACCGGACCGGCGCCGCCTGGGAAGACCTGATCGGCATTGATGGCGTGGGAACTGTCATGGCCGGATCACTGGTCAAGACCTTCGCGCAAGAGCGCGAGCGCGCCTCGATCGACCGTCTGGTGGACCATCTCGACGTGAAGGAGGCAAAGCGCGCCGACACCACCGGCAGCCCGGTCGCGGGCAAGACGGTGGTCTTTACCGGGACGCTCGAAAAGATGACCCGCGCCGAAGCCAAGGCCCGCGCCGAAAGGCTGGGCGCCAAGGTGGCCGGATCGGTCAGCGCCAAGACGGATATCCTCGTCGCCGGGCCCGGCGCCGGATCCAAGGCGAAGAAGGCGGCGGAACTGGGTGTCGAAACGCTCGACGAGGACGGGTGGCTGACGCTGATCGGCGCTTCATGA
- the ctrA gene encoding response regulator transcription factor CtrA, whose amino-acid sequence MRVLLVEDDPTTSRSIELMLTHANLNVYATDLGEEGIDLAKLYDYDLILLDLDLPDMNGHDVLRQLRVSRIDTPILILSGADDTENKIKGFGFGADDYLTKPFHREELVARIHAIIRRSKGHSQSVIETGQIKVNLDAKTVTVNDQAVHLTGKEYQMFELLSLRKGTTLTKEMFLNHLYGGMDEPELKIIDVFICKLRKKLSTATGGQNYIETVWGRGYVLRDPEPTQRSLAATG is encoded by the coding sequence ATGCGTGTCTTGCTAGTAGAAGACGATCCTACAACCTCGCGCAGCATCGAACTGATGCTGACACATGCAAATCTGAACGTCTATGCGACCGATCTGGGGGAAGAGGGGATCGACCTCGCCAAGTTGTATGACTACGACCTCATTCTTCTCGATCTCGATCTGCCGGACATGAACGGGCACGACGTGCTGCGGCAACTGCGCGTCAGCCGGATCGACACGCCCATTCTCATCCTTTCCGGCGCCGACGACACGGAGAACAAGATCAAGGGTTTCGGCTTTGGCGCGGACGATTACCTGACCAAGCCCTTCCACCGCGAGGAGCTTGTGGCGCGCATCCATGCGATCATCCGCCGCTCCAAGGGCCATTCCCAATCGGTGATCGAGACGGGCCAGATCAAGGTGAACCTGGATGCCAAGACCGTCACGGTGAACGATCAGGCCGTTCACCTCACCGGCAAGGAATACCAGATGTTCGAGCTGCTTTCGCTGCGCAAGGGCACGACCCTGACCAAGGAGATGTTCCTCAACCATCTCTACGGCGGGATGGACGAGCCCGAACTGAAGATCATCGATGTCTTCATCTGCAAGCTGCGCAAGAAACTCAGCACGGCGACCGGCGGGCAGAACTACATCGAGACGGTATGGGGCAGGGGGTACGTCCTGCGCGACCCCGAACCGACGCAGCGGAGCCTGGCCGCAACGGGCTGA
- a CDS encoding DUF1153 domain-containing protein yields the protein MYLKKVDGPRAITLPDGSVMSRADLPPPGTGRWVASRKAAVVRGVVYGLISRDEALERYNLSEEEFIEWLRAITRHGEAALKATSVQKYRQL from the coding sequence ATGTATCTCAAGAAAGTCGATGGACCGCGCGCGATCACGCTGCCTGACGGTTCGGTCATGTCCCGCGCAGATCTGCCGCCACCGGGGACCGGGCGCTGGGTGGCGTCCCGCAAGGCTGCGGTAGTGCGGGGCGTGGTGTACGGCCTGATCAGTCGGGACGAGGCGCTGGAACGCTACAATCTGAGCGAGGAAGAGTTCATCGAATGGCTGCGCGCGATCACCCGCCACGGGGAGGCGGCGCTGAAGGCGACCTCGGTCCAAAAGTATAGACAACTTTAA